A window of Nicotiana sylvestris chromosome 8, ASM39365v2, whole genome shotgun sequence genomic DNA:
TGGGAATTCGATCAGGATCATCAGAGATGGCTTCCAGTTGCGGAATTAGCTTTACCTGCAGATAAAGGCGATCCAGTCTCTACTGTTGCATGGGCACCGAATATTGGAAGGTTCTCTCTTGAAATCATCTTCGTTAATCATTTATAGAGCATATATGAACGTCAGCAGTGGTACTAGGGAGTTTACAAAAGATGTTTCTGTAGTCTTTCCTTTTTGGCCAAGGTTATTTCTAGCCTGAAAGATCCACCATTAATCAGAACGAGTAAGGGATTTCCATTGTACATACTGTGCTTAACCCACAGGCAGATGTCTGTGCACATTTAAGGCATATATGATGCAGATCTTACTAATTGAATAATTATGACTTCCTCAGAACTATTTAGTTGAGTGTACAATGTCTGCTTCTTTTTGTTTATTATAAAAATGCAGATGCTATACACTGAAGTAAACTGTTGGCTGAGAGGAAGTTATAATAGTTCAATGATTAAGAGGCTTAAAATTGCTCAGTGCTAGAATTCACGGGTGGTTTCTGAAGTCCTGCAATGCAAAGAAAAACTTATCTGTTCAGTTTGTTGGATGCACTTTCTAACTTAGAAGCTTCCTTTTTCAGGCCGTACGAGTTAATAGCAGTTTCTACTTTCAAGGAAATTGCAATATGGCATGTTGGATCAAATCCTGACCCCGATGGAAGGCTCTCGGTGGAGAAGGTTGCCACACACTCTACTCATGACAGCGAGGTACCTAGTGCACACTCTTTAGTTTAACTGTTCCCTTGTAAATCAATTAATGTTTTAACCTCAATTTAGTAGAGTCACTTGTAGTTATCTATTCTGAGTTTTTTGGTAGGGTAAACTTTGACTAGCAAGAGACTAATTTACACATTTTATTATATaccatatttgattttttgtCATGCAGGTATGGCAGATGGAATGGGACATGAGCGGGATGACACTTGCTACTACTGGAAGCGATGATGTAGTTCGCTTGTGGCAGTCTGACTTGAATGGGGTTTGGCATGAACAAGCGGTATTAGAGCCCACAAGCTAGGCTGCTTGAACAAGAGGCAAGAACCCAGTAAAACACAAGATTCTCTGGTGGTTATCGACGTTACCAATTGGCCACTACGCATATCATTTTGTAAAGCTAAGCGAGTCCCTGCTTTGACTGTTTCTGTGGGTGGATAACATAGGCTTCAACTCTTGCATTGTAAGTGGTTTTCCGTAAAGAGATTGTGGCAAGTGGTTATATGGAAATTCCCAATATGACTGTTTATCTCACATCAAAAACTTGTTTGAGCCCATTGTTTTAGTATGGAAAATTGGCGTACAGGTTATTTACTATTATTATTCATATCCAATTTGACTATTTGGGCAGGCAGCATAAGCCTTGTTTGTCTGATTGCATCTTACTGATGTCCGAGCTGAAATTAAGCTACTCTGCAATATGCAATCTTTATACTTAGTTTCCATCGCTAGATGCTTAACTAAAACTATATGCAGTTAATTAATCAATTGATTGATCAACTAGGCTTTAAAGTTTAATCTTAATACAGATTGGAGTTGGTATATATGTTTCTATATCCATTTTTTTCTATTTGAATAATACCAAATCTACTCATAGTCTAGAGAATATCAAAATTGACACCATAAGGGCTTGTTTGGTACGAAGGATAAGGGAGAATTAATCCCggaattaaatttgagatgagtttatctcATTTTAGGTTGGGATAAAATTACGGTATAATTAATCCCGGGATTGTAGTGTTTTTTTATCCTTATGGAAAGGTGGAATAACTAATCCAGGATAATTAATTTTGGGATAATTtgtttccaaccaaacgaccctcaGGAGTGGTCATTTGCATGTTAATGGGAGGGAGAAGCAGTGACAAAGTCAGGAATTTACTCAAGGGtattcaaacttgaaagaagtgaaaaaaattcTCCGATAAAGAGTGTTCAATATACGTTATATGCctctaaaatataatattttacatatatacgcaGTGTAATTTTCCAACgaagggtggtcagttgaccacccttcAAAACATGTAGCTTCGCCCCTGGGGAGAAGAATTAATGTTGGTGGGCTTCAACAATTGGATAGTTGCCCATATGAAGTGTTTTCTATAGAGGCGGATCCAAGATTTAAACTTAAGAGGTTCAATCAGGTTCAATCCTGCACTAAACTCATTGTACTGTTGAAATTTTGGGTTCATGACTAATATTTATTGAGAACTTAATAgatttttacatatatatattcCGCGTTAAAAATTCTGGTTTGTATGAACTCATAGCCAAAAGACTACATCCACCTATGATTTTCCGTTGCCACTTGCAAACAATGATGCCACCCATGAAAAAGCATTGTAGAACTACTTCTAGTCACCACTATTCTCTTGTTTTAAATCTTTTTTTAGCCTTCTTGTTGCTTTAAACAATTTTATTCTACTTGGTGTCAAATTCTATTCTTATTTGCAAATATATTGATGAATATTCAAGTGTTTCTGCTAGAATGTTCTTGAGTTTCACTCAGTAGCTTGATGTCAGATGACTGGAAGCTCAAAAATACTAAGCTATATTGATACAAATACTATAGTTCTTGTTAATTTATACAAAAACGTCTATACTACTACTTCCAAAAGGAAGAAATCATCAACCTTAATGAGTTGATTTAgtgatcaaaaacccaactttTCCTCTTTATTGTTCCTTTTTGACATTACTAATTTGAGTTTATCTGAAAAACTCTGAGTTATCAAATGGGAAATTTGGATCTAACTCCACATGTTCAAGTGGAAACTCCAAGCCAACAATTGGAGAGCTTGTTGATGAAGTGTTGGCAGAGAATAAATCAGGAAGATCTGATTCTGAATGGTGTAAGCTGTGAATTCGTCGCGAACCATTCATTTGGCAGCTAGGTAATGAGAAGTAGCTTGATTCTGGGGTTGTAGGAGAGACGAATGACGGCGAATAACCTCCTACCAAATTGTCATCAACTTGAGACACTTGAAAATGCAGGTTTTCGTCTACGAAACCAGAGAATGTAGGTGAAAATGGGAAGGAACATGTTGTCTCTTTCTTGTTCAAGTCATTAGTATTCACTCTCAAATTTGCTTGTAAGTTCGCGAGCATCTGGTTTGATTGTACTATTTTTGGATTGTTGGCTTGTTTCTTGAATTCATGTTTCTCTGGTGATGTTGGTTGTGCAGCAGAGTTAAATGCTTGGTTGCAAGTATGTGAACCTTTGTATGTGATTTCAAATAGTGCAGGATCATCATCAGATCTCTGCACTTGCTTTGTTGCCCAACAGTTTTGCATTAGTCTATATGTGCATCTGTAGTAACTCCTGCAAACATGAAATCTTGTCATTAGTACAAAGGATACTAAAAGGGCAGCTTGGTGTAGTAAGCTCCTGCTATGCGCGGGGTTCGAGGAAGCGCTGCACCACAAGGGTCTATTCGCAGCCTTACCCTACATTTCTACAAGAGGCTGTATCAGGCTACACAACCCAAGCCGTTACTCGAGCATAGTTGGCTAAGATCTTTTGGACTCATATAACTATGAGGCTTAGGACTAACTCAAGTCAATTCGTAAATGGCATGAAAACTGGCTAGCTCTTATAGTTCCaacatattatattggaactccagcacacggAAAGTTTTCAGCATGCTAAATTATGGAGCTCTTGCGTATcaacttccagtatattatgttggaactctagGACATTATGAAATTCCAGCACATTATGTACTCATGTAAAAAATTTGAACTCCaccatattatgctggaatttttccATATTTTAAGGATGTTTTGgttcagattttatctttacatgaaaaagtgATAAAATTTCGATtgcttttgaaattgtggctattttttaattatgagtagtaaatctggctattttttaatttttcccgATCCGCTGACCCTTGAGGTTGGGCTGAGCTGGCATTTTCAAGGCCATTTAAATGAAGAGCCGGCCCGATATCGTATTACATGGCCCGTCAGGGCTAGGTTGAGTTGGACGAGTCCGTTTTGACAGCTCAACAAGAGAGAATTACTAAAAAGGTACaagaaaaattgaaattttgagttaaaattttcaattttaatcTAGAATGTTTAAAAAGTTGATACCTGGGATATTTAGCACCAAGAATGTCTTTTTGTCCATACTTTCTCCAACTATATCCATCATCAGTAGGCCCTTCAAATCCATTTTCTGCACTAACTCTGACTTGTTCTGTCCATGTTGGCAACTGTTTTCTACAAATAACCATAAAAAATCAAGTCATTTTAGCTTGAAAAAAATGAACTAACCATCACATTTTTGTAACTAAATTTTTGAATACAAAACATAATCTAAGTCTAACCTCTTCTTTGAAACATATCTCAGGTCTTGATCATTATCTTTGAAATTTCCATTCAAGTCATCAGTTTTAGGACTAATTTCATCAACAGAAATAGAAGGTGGAGGAGCTACTACAACTTGTGGGGTTTGTGTTATTGAATCAGTCCATTTGAGAATTGACAGAGAATTCtcaaatgaagaaagaataaTTTGCATATGTAAATGCAATTCTTGAATTTTATCAGAAGAAACTGTAGAGCTGAAATAAGCTCTAAGTTGTTTAGTATGTTCCATCCCTTGTATTAATTCATTGATTAATGAATTGTATTCCCAATTGAAACCACAATCcattttcttgttttcttgaGTTAAAATTAGTAAAAACACAATCTTGAAAAAATGCAGGGAAAAATCAGGTGTTTATGGTTACATAAATAAATGTAGTGAATATTAGAAGTTTCTGAAGAAGGAAAAGAGAAGTTTCTGAAAATATTTTGTGAAGTTTGGTGCatgaaattttggaaaaatgATGATGAAAGTAGAGAGTAGAAGCAGCTTATATTTAAAagagaaggtgaaaagaaaaaggtaatgtggaaaaaaaaaaaatactcaaaAAGGGAATGGTGAAGTGGAATATAGTTTGAAAGTTGACTGTGGAAAACGAGTTTTTCTTAGTAGACCAGTCTTTGGTCATAAtcttttttcaagtgaaaaatgATTTAGTGAACAAGGTCCAAATACTGACCAATTCAAACTTCCAATACACCCACACCCACACCCACACCCacaccccccacccccaccccaccccacaaAAAAAAATTCTATTAACAACAAATAAATCACTTTCTCCAATCTTtcaaatttttttatttctttctttttcataatCTCCACGTCCACATAAAATAGATGAGTTATTATCTTCAACTTCTCAGTAGGGAAAGTGGTGTCATGTCAGTATTTTATGGACAGTACATTATTATAAGTTGAAACTATTAAGAGTAAAATGAATTAGGAGACAGATAATTGAGTTGGTTGGGTGAGTGGTTTCTCATATGGGATCTGTGATCGATTCCCCTCACCAGTAGCCTTCTTGGTTAGAGCTCGTCACACCAGACTTGCCTAGTGAGATTTACATTACAAGCTATGGCACAATGGGCAGGTTAACCAATACGTACACGAAGGATAGCAGCAGTCGATTTTCTTGGAaattttctaaaataaataaattatatatatataaattttctaattttttttttttatatatatatatatactaactaGCCTAATCTAAATTGATATTGTTCTTCTAGTAATGCACTACGATGGTTATCGATCATATTGGTAAAATGTTAAAATTTGTAACTAGTCGAAATTACTCTTATTTTTGTTGATATATCGATCAATTAATCTAATCCACATAGGATATAGAGATATACAAACTAGCAAGGAGGTTGAGTAGCAATGGCGACATA
This region includes:
- the LOC104233819 gene encoding probable WRKY transcription factor 41, which gives rise to MDCGFNWEYNSLINELIQGMEHTKQLRAYFSSTVSSDKIQELHLHMQIILSSFENSLSILKWTDSITQTPQVVVAPPPSISVDEISPKTDDLNGNFKDNDQDLRYVSKKRKQLPTWTEQVRVSAENGFEGPTDDGYSWRKYGQKDILGAKYPRSYYRCTYRLMQNCWATKQVQRSDDDPALFEITYKGSHTCNQAFNSAAQPTSPEKHEFKKQANNPKIVQSNQMLANLQANLRVNTNDLNKKETTCSFPFSPTFSGFVDENLHFQVSQVDDNLVGGYSPSFVSPTTPESSYFSLPSCQMNGSRRIHSLHHSESDLPDLFSANTSSTSSPIVGLEFPLEHVELDPNFPFDNSEFFR